A portion of the Blastochloris tepida genome contains these proteins:
- a CDS encoding DUF2182 domain-containing protein: MTDGLRHDPFEALPPAEARLGRLFARPRPLAIGAIAVLAALGWAYLAIMVAEMAETGEAGTLGPGMVLFDRLLNPETRTELGRALLASLCQPGMAHFGMPGSGPWGLGDVALVVAMWGAMVFAMMLPTAAPMILTYAGMADAAAARGERAASPAVIAGGYVAVWLVAGLALGLGQWGLTAATLLDPAMTSVSGLFSGAVFLLAGAYQFSDLKYRCVTACQRPFPFFLAHWAASAGGGFRLGVRQGLLCLGCCWALMAVMFAVGVMNLVWMAALGVIMLIEKVAETTRFSRAIGVVLLAIGAAIVGSEVWSHWPRAA, encoded by the coding sequence GTGACCGATGGCCTCCGCCATGATCCGTTCGAGGCGCTGCCGCCGGCCGAGGCACGACTTGGGCGCCTGTTCGCCCGGCCGCGCCCGCTGGCCATCGGCGCCATCGCCGTGCTGGCCGCGCTGGGGTGGGCCTATCTGGCGATCATGGTGGCCGAGATGGCCGAGACCGGCGAGGCGGGTACGCTCGGGCCGGGCATGGTGCTGTTCGACCGGCTGCTCAATCCGGAGACGCGCACCGAGCTCGGCCGGGCGCTCCTGGCCTCGCTGTGCCAACCGGGCATGGCGCATTTCGGCATGCCGGGTTCTGGCCCCTGGGGGCTCGGCGATGTGGCGCTGGTGGTGGCGATGTGGGGCGCCATGGTGTTCGCGATGATGCTGCCGACCGCGGCGCCGATGATCCTCACTTATGCCGGAATGGCCGATGCCGCCGCCGCCCGCGGCGAGAGGGCGGCTTCGCCGGCGGTCATCGCCGGCGGCTATGTGGCGGTGTGGCTGGTCGCCGGGCTGGCGCTGGGGCTTGGGCAGTGGGGACTCACCGCGGCGACGCTACTCGATCCTGCCATGACATCGGTATCCGGCCTGTTCTCCGGCGCGGTGTTCCTGCTGGCCGGCGCCTACCAGTTCTCCGATCTGAAATACCGCTGCGTCACCGCCTGCCAGCGGCCGTTCCCGTTCTTCCTCGCCCATTGGGCGGCCTCGGCCGGCGGCGGCTTCCGCCTCGGCGTGCGCCAGGGCCTGCTCTGCCTCGGCTGCTGCTGGGCGCTGATGGCGGTGATGTTTGCGGTGGGGGTGATGAATCTGGTTTGGATGGCGGCGCTCGGCGTCATCATGCTGATCGAGAAGGTCGCCGAGACCACCCGGTTCAGCCGGGCCATTGGGGTGGTGCTGCTGGCCATCGGTGCCGCGATCGTCGGCAGCGAGGTGTGGAGCCATTGGCCGCGGGCGGCGTGA
- a CDS encoding UbiH/UbiF family hydroxylase, producing MTDAEAVEDVEIAVVGAGPAGLACALALASTGAEVALIGLPPPPEDNRTTALLGGSVTALETLGVWAGLDERAAPLRALRLVDDTGGLFRAPEITFFASELGLDAFGWNVINRDLVAAQRARLGAYPRLRRREVQVAAIELTGAHAFVRPVEGDTVRARLVVAADGKNSLARAAAGISVSRRRYPQTAVTLNLAHTLPHDDTSTEFHTSRGPFTLVPLKGERSSLVCVTTPEDAEALMAMANPALARTLERRARSLLGQFRIDGGRAAWPLAVETPSRLAARRVALIGDAAHVVPPIGAQGLNLGLRDGAMLAELVAEARREGTDVGDDKLLGRYHRARQLDISSRAFAIDMLNRTLLSAFLPAQFARSTGLWLIDRLPGLRRLVMREGMGPRLGEPRLMRGEPL from the coding sequence ATGACAGACGCCGAAGCCGTCGAGGATGTCGAAATCGCCGTCGTCGGCGCCGGCCCGGCCGGGCTCGCCTGCGCGCTTGCGCTCGCCTCGACCGGCGCCGAGGTGGCGCTGATCGGCCTGCCGCCGCCGCCCGAGGACAACCGCACCACCGCCCTGCTCGGCGGCTCGGTGACCGCGCTGGAGACGCTCGGCGTATGGGCGGGCCTCGACGAGCGCGCGGCGCCGCTGCGGGCGCTGCGGCTGGTCGACGACACCGGCGGCCTGTTCCGCGCGCCCGAGATCACCTTCTTCGCCTCGGAGCTGGGGCTCGACGCCTTCGGCTGGAACGTCATCAACCGCGACTTGGTGGCGGCCCAGCGCGCTCGGCTCGGCGCCTATCCGCGGCTGCGGCGGCGCGAGGTCCAGGTCGCGGCGATCGAGCTGACCGGCGCCCACGCCTTCGTCCGCCCGGTCGAGGGCGACACCGTCCGCGCCCGGCTGGTGGTGGCGGCCGATGGCAAGAACTCGCTCGCCCGCGCCGCCGCCGGCATTTCCGTTTCGCGCCGCCGCTACCCGCAGACCGCGGTCACCCTCAATCTCGCCCACACCCTGCCGCACGACGACACCTCGACCGAGTTCCACACAAGCCGCGGCCCGTTCACGCTGGTGCCGCTGAAGGGCGAGCGGTCGAGCCTCGTCTGCGTCACCACGCCCGAGGATGCCGAGGCGCTCATGGCGATGGCGAACCCGGCCCTCGCCCGCACGCTGGAGCGGCGCGCCCGGTCGCTGCTCGGCCAGTTCCGCATCGATGGCGGCCGGGCGGCATGGCCGCTGGCGGTGGAGACCCCGAGCCGGCTCGCCGCCCGCCGCGTGGCGCTGATCGGCGACGCGGCGCACGTGGTGCCGCCGATCGGCGCCCAGGGGCTCAATCTCGGCCTGCGCGACGGCGCCATGCTGGCCGAGCTAGTGGCCGAGGCCCGCCGCGAGGGAACCGACGTCGGCGACGACAAGCTGCTCGGCCGCTACCACCGCGCTCGCCAGCTCGATATTTCGAGCCGCGCGTTTGCCATCGACATGCTCAACCGCACGCTGCTGTCGGCGTTCCTGCCCGCCCAGTTCGCCCGCAGCACCGGCCTGTGGCTGATCGACCGCCTGCCCGGCCTGCGCCGGCTGGTGATGCGCGAGGGGATGGGGCCCCGGCTCGGCGAACCCAGGCTGATGCGCGGCGAACCGCTTTGA
- the hspQ gene encoding heat shock protein HspQ: MKARVAKFRIGAVVRHRYHPFRGVVFDVDPVFNNTEEWWLAIPEENRPDKNQPFYHLFAESADKEYVAYVSEQNLLPDDSGEPMRHPQVAEVFEADGTGGYRTRATVMH, from the coding sequence ATGAAAGCAAGGGTTGCCAAGTTCCGTATCGGCGCAGTGGTTCGTCACCGCTACCACCCGTTTCGCGGCGTGGTGTTCGACGTCGATCCCGTGTTCAACAACACCGAGGAATGGTGGCTCGCCATCCCCGAAGAGAACCGGCCCGACAAGAACCAGCCCTTCTACCATTTGTTCGCCGAGAGCGCGGACAAGGAGTACGTGGCCTACGTGTCGGAGCAGAACCTGCTGCCCGACGACTCCGGCGAGCCGATGCGCCATCCGCAGGTCGCCGAGGTGTTCGAGGCCGACGGCACGGGCGGCTACCGCACCCGCGCCACGGTGATGCACTGA
- a CDS encoding CDP-alcohol phosphatidyltransferase family protein gives MTAPDLSTPSSRLRGRRATAFLVHVFTASGAVLGLLALDAAVRGSFAAMFGWLAAALVVDGVDGTLARRLRVAELLPRWSGDALDLVVDYLTYVVVPAYALLAAGLLPPVAEIACLAAILVSSALYFADRQMKTGDNYFRGFPAVWNVVVFYLLLLRPEPWLAAAGVAAFTVLTFLPVVFVHPLRVKRFRGLNIAMLTAWAVLALWAVATDMRPDPAVTAALCAIALYFILAGLFRSRAAER, from the coding sequence ATGACGGCGCCCGATCTCTCCACCCCCTCGTCACGGCTGCGCGGTCGCCGGGCGACGGCCTTCCTGGTCCATGTGTTCACCGCCTCGGGCGCCGTGCTCGGGCTCCTGGCGCTCGACGCCGCGGTGCGGGGCAGCTTCGCCGCCATGTTCGGCTGGCTCGCGGCGGCGCTGGTGGTCGATGGCGTCGACGGCACGCTGGCACGCCGGTTGCGGGTGGCCGAGCTTCTGCCGCGCTGGTCGGGCGACGCGCTCGATCTCGTGGTCGACTATCTCACCTATGTGGTGGTGCCGGCCTACGCCCTGCTGGCGGCCGGCCTGCTGCCGCCGGTGGCGGAAATCGCCTGCCTCGCCGCCATCCTGGTGTCGTCGGCGCTCTATTTCGCCGACCGGCAGATGAAGACCGGCGACAATTATTTCCGCGGCTTTCCAGCCGTGTGGAACGTGGTGGTGTTCTACCTATTGCTGCTGCGGCCGGAGCCCTGGCTCGCGGCGGCAGGGGTGGCGGCGTTCACCGTGCTCACCTTTTTGCCGGTGGTGTTCGTCCATCCGTTGCGAGTGAAGCGGTTCCGCGGGCTCAATATTGCCATGCTCACGGCATGGGCGGTGCTTGCGCTCTGGGCCGTCGCCACCGATATGCGGCCAGATCCGGCGGTGACAGCGGCCCTCTGCGCCATCGCCCTCTATTTCATCCTCGCGGGCCTGTTTCGCTCGCGTGCTGCCGAACGGTAA
- a CDS encoding quinone oxidoreductase family protein, which produces MTQAVRVHRFGGPEVLTFEEVEVGDPGPGEARVRHTAIGLNYVDTYFRTGLYQPAGGLPFVPGGEAAGVVEAVGPGVETVRPGDRVGYVVLGGAYAQARLVPAERLIRLPDDIDDRTAAAALLKGMTAAFLLRRTFKVGPGHTILFHAAAGGVGLIACQWAAHLGATVIGTVGSQAKAELARAHGCDHVILYSQEDFVARVAEITKGEKCDVVYDSVGKATFPGSLDCLKPFGLFVSFGNASGPIEAFSLMMLSQRGSLFATRPTLFTHIAKRADLEAISSELFEAIRRGVVKIEVHQTFPLAEAQRAHAALEGRATTGATLLIP; this is translated from the coding sequence ATGACCCAGGCCGTGCGGGTGCACCGCTTCGGCGGACCGGAGGTGCTGACGTTCGAGGAGGTCGAGGTCGGCGATCCGGGCCCCGGCGAGGCGCGCGTGCGCCACACCGCCATCGGCCTGAACTATGTCGACACCTATTTCCGCACCGGCCTCTACCAGCCGGCCGGCGGGCTGCCCTTCGTGCCGGGCGGCGAGGCGGCCGGCGTGGTCGAGGCGGTGGGGCCGGGGGTGGAGACGGTCAGGCCCGGCGACCGGGTCGGCTATGTCGTGCTCGGTGGCGCGTACGCGCAGGCGCGGCTGGTCCCGGCCGAGCGGCTGATCCGGCTGCCCGACGACATCGACGACCGGACGGCGGCGGCGGCCCTGCTCAAGGGGATGACGGCGGCGTTCCTGCTGCGGCGGACGTTCAAGGTCGGGCCCGGCCACACTATCCTGTTTCATGCCGCGGCCGGCGGCGTCGGGCTCATCGCCTGCCAGTGGGCGGCGCATCTCGGCGCCACCGTCATCGGCACGGTAGGCTCGCAAGCCAAGGCGGAGCTGGCCCGCGCCCATGGCTGCGACCACGTCATCCTCTATTCGCAGGAGGATTTCGTCGCCCGGGTGGCCGAGATCACCAAGGGCGAGAAGTGCGACGTGGTCTATGACAGCGTCGGCAAGGCGACGTTTCCCGGCTCGCTCGATTGCCTCAAGCCGTTCGGCCTGTTCGTGTCGTTCGGCAATGCCTCGGGGCCGATCGAGGCGTTCAGCCTGATGATGCTGTCCCAGCGCGGCTCGCTCTTCGCCACGCGGCCAACCCTCTTCACCCACATCGCCAAGCGCGCCGATCTTGAGGCGATCTCATCGGAACTGTTCGAGGCGATCCGCCGCGGCGTGGTGAAGATCGAGGTCCACCAGACCTTCCCGCTGGCCGAGGCGCAGCGCGCGCATGCGGCGCTGGAGGGACGGGCGACCACCGGCGCGACGCTGCTGATCCCGTAG
- a CDS encoding HpcH/HpaI aldolase/citrate lyase family protein — protein MKLPRDFFKPLTIGAPAPLRELPVRLERMIHFVPPHMEKVRAKVPDLIAKVDVVLGNLEDAIPIEAKEAARRGFIEMAKASDFGSTGLWTRINALNSPWVLDDLFEIVREVGDKLDVVMLPKVEGPWDIHYLDQLLAQLEARHQVRKPILIHAILETAEGVKNVEAIAAASPRMHGMSLGPADLAASRAMKTTRVGGGHPDYRVLADAAEAGAPRASAQQDLWHYTVAKMVDACASAGIKPFYGPFGDFSDEAACEAQFRNAFLMGCAGAWSLHPTQIDIAKKVFSPDPAEVRFAKKILDAMPDGSGAVMIDGKMQDDATWKQAKVIVDLARIVAAKDPALAAEYGL, from the coding sequence ATGAAACTGCCGCGCGACTTCTTCAAGCCCCTCACCATCGGCGCCCCCGCCCCCCTGCGCGAGCTGCCGGTGCGGCTGGAGCGCATGATCCATTTCGTGCCGCCGCACATGGAGAAGGTGCGCGCCAAGGTGCCCGACCTCATCGCCAAGGTCGACGTGGTGCTGGGCAATCTCGAGGACGCCATCCCGATCGAGGCCAAGGAGGCGGCGCGGCGCGGCTTCATCGAGATGGCCAAGGCCAGCGATTTCGGCTCCACCGGCCTGTGGACCCGCATCAACGCGCTCAACTCGCCCTGGGTGCTCGACGACCTGTTCGAGATCGTCCGCGAGGTCGGTGACAAGCTCGACGTGGTGATGCTGCCCAAGGTCGAGGGCCCGTGGGACATCCACTATCTCGACCAACTCCTGGCCCAGCTCGAAGCCCGCCATCAGGTGAGAAAGCCGATCCTGATCCACGCGATCCTGGAGACCGCCGAGGGCGTCAAGAATGTCGAGGCCATCGCCGCCGCTTCCCCGCGCATGCACGGCATGAGCCTCGGCCCGGCGGATCTCGCCGCCTCGCGGGCGATGAAGACCACGCGGGTCGGCGGTGGCCACCCCGACTATCGCGTGCTGGCGGACGCCGCCGAGGCCGGCGCGCCGCGCGCCAGCGCCCAGCAGGATCTGTGGCATTACACGGTGGCCAAGATGGTCGACGCCTGCGCATCGGCCGGCATCAAGCCGTTCTACGGCCCGTTCGGCGACTTCTCCGACGAGGCCGCCTGCGAGGCGCAGTTCCGCAACGCGTTTCTCATGGGCTGCGCCGGGGCGTGGTCGCTGCACCCGACCCAGATCGACATCGCCAAGAAGGTGTTCTCGCCCGATCCCGCCGAGGTACGGTTCGCCAAGAAGATCCTCGACGCCATGCCGGACGGCTCGGGCGCGGTGATGATCGACGGCAAGATGCAGGACGACGCCACCTGGAAGCAGGCCAAGGTGATCGTCGACCTCGCCCGCATCGTCGCCGCCAAGGATCCCGCGCTCGCCGCCGAATACGGGCTGTGA
- a CDS encoding TerC family protein translates to MLEWIADPGAWAALVTLTVMEVVLGIDNIVFISVLVSRLPAEQAKRARQIGLSLALIFRIVLLMFLTWLIGLTDPLFTVFGKAVSWRDVILAAGGLFLLYKAVHEIHAEIEHDPEAVTKASAGTAFAFVIFQVIIIDIVFSVDSIITAIGMAENIEIMVLAVIIAVAVMYVASGPVSHFITEHPTTKMLALAFLLLIGVALVADGMGFHIPRGYIYFAMAFAAGVEVVNVLASKKRKRRQVGLVTAEGSDRPMQETGQ, encoded by the coding sequence ATGCTCGAATGGATCGCCGACCCCGGCGCCTGGGCCGCCCTCGTCACCCTGACGGTGATGGAGGTGGTGCTCGGCATCGACAATATCGTGTTCATCTCGGTGCTGGTGTCGCGGTTGCCGGCCGAGCAGGCCAAGCGCGCCCGCCAGATCGGCCTGTCGCTGGCGCTGATCTTTCGCATCGTGCTGCTGATGTTCCTGACCTGGCTGATCGGCCTCACCGATCCGCTGTTCACGGTGTTCGGCAAGGCGGTGTCCTGGCGCGACGTCATCCTGGCGGCCGGCGGCCTGTTCCTGCTCTACAAGGCGGTGCATGAGATCCACGCCGAAATCGAGCACGATCCGGAGGCGGTGACCAAGGCATCGGCCGGCACCGCCTTCGCCTTCGTCATCTTCCAGGTCATCATCATCGACATCGTGTTCTCGGTCGATTCCATCATCACCGCCATCGGCATGGCCGAGAACATCGAGATCATGGTGCTGGCGGTGATCATCGCCGTTGCGGTGATGTATGTTGCCTCGGGGCCGGTGTCGCACTTCATCACCGAGCACCCGACCACCAAGATGTTGGCGCTGGCCTTCCTTCTGCTGATCGGCGTGGCGCTGGTGGCGGACGGCATGGGTTTCCACATTCCGCGCGGCTACATCTACTTCGCCATGGCGTTCGCGGCCGGCGTCGAGGTGGTCAATGTGCTGGCGAGCAAGAAGCGCAAGCGCCGGCAGGTCGGTCTGGTGACCGCCGAGGGGTCCGACCGGCCGATGCAGGAGACGGGACAATGA
- a CDS encoding CaiB/BaiF CoA transferase family protein translates to MSSTLPLSGLVVLDFSTLLPGPLAALMLAEAGAEVIKIERPDGESMRGFSPQIGGTAMPFAMLNRGKQVHTVDFKDKTQVEALRPLIARADILIEQFRPGVMARHGLGYEDVKAINPRLIYCSISGYGEEGPRAQEAGHDLNFVATAGLLADTPASNPALPPVHAADIGGGTMPAVINILLALLQRDKTGQGCRIDIGMTDAMFTFGWLNLAFHWGRAAGATITHPGPTAESPRYRLYPTADDRLVACGSLEDKFWETFCAAIGLPEHLRDDTRDPAATGAAIAALVCSQPAAHWAPILKAANCCATVVATLEEALADPHFVNRGLFRRRVALAEDVEIPALPLPLAEGFRRPETVLPAPKLPG, encoded by the coding sequence ATGTCCTCCACGCTGCCGCTTTCGGGCCTCGTCGTGCTCGATTTCTCCACGCTGCTGCCCGGGCCGCTCGCCGCCCTGATGCTGGCCGAGGCCGGTGCCGAGGTGATCAAGATCGAGCGGCCGGACGGCGAGTCGATGCGCGGCTTCTCGCCGCAGATCGGCGGCACGGCGATGCCGTTCGCCATGCTCAACCGCGGCAAGCAGGTCCACACGGTGGATTTCAAGGACAAGACGCAGGTCGAGGCCTTGCGGCCGCTGATCGCGCGCGCCGACATCCTGATCGAGCAGTTCCGGCCCGGGGTGATGGCCCGCCACGGCCTGGGCTATGAGGACGTGAAGGCGATCAACCCGCGCCTGATCTATTGCTCGATCTCCGGCTATGGCGAGGAGGGGCCGCGTGCCCAGGAAGCGGGCCACGACCTCAATTTCGTGGCGACGGCGGGCCTGCTCGCCGACACCCCGGCGTCCAACCCCGCTCTGCCGCCGGTGCACGCGGCCGACATCGGCGGCGGCACCATGCCGGCGGTGATCAACATCCTGCTGGCGCTGCTGCAGCGCGACAAGACGGGGCAGGGCTGCCGGATCGACATCGGCATGACCGACGCGATGTTCACCTTCGGCTGGCTCAATCTGGCCTTCCACTGGGGCAGGGCGGCTGGCGCCACCATCACCCACCCCGGCCCGACCGCCGAGTCGCCGCGCTACCGGCTCTATCCCACCGCCGACGACCGTCTCGTCGCCTGCGGGTCGCTGGAGGACAAGTTCTGGGAGACGTTCTGCGCGGCGATCGGCCTGCCGGAACACCTGCGGGACGACACGAGGGACCCGGCGGCGACCGGCGCGGCCATCGCCGCGCTGGTGTGCAGCCAGCCGGCGGCGCACTGGGCGCCGATCCTCAAGGCCGCCAATTGCTGCGCCACGGTGGTGGCGACGCTGGAGGAGGCGCTGGCCGATCCGCACTTCGTCAATCGCGGCCTGTTCCGGCGGCGGGTGGCGCTGGCCGAGGACGTCGAGATCCCGGCGCTGCCGCTGCCGCTCGCCGAGGGCTTCCGCCGGCCCGAGACCGTTCTGCCGGCGCCGAAGCTGCCGGGGTGA
- a CDS encoding extracellular solute-binding protein produces MLRPKPPRPNMPRLIASALALMAAILGGHPGPAAAEPAPAIVNPAIANHALAMHGEPALPADFQALPYVNPDAPKGGRLVQGVVGTFDSLNPLIVRGTPAAGIRSYVVESLLARNLDEPFTLYGLLAQSVETDAERTFVAFTLDPRARFSDGRPVTPEDVVFSHRLLRDKGRPNHRTYYAKVKSADITGPRTVRFDLTGSDDRELPLILGLMPVLPRHAIDPETFDQTGLAPPLGSGPYVVADVRPGDSLTLRRNPDYWGRDLPINRGLYNFDEIRFDYYRDANTHFEAFKRGLYDVRFETDPGRWQTGYDFPAARDGRIVREAVSDGLPEPVTGFVFNLRRPLFADVRVRQALIELFDFEWLNASYYFGAYRRTGSFFQGSDLSALGRPASEAERRLLAPFADAIRPEVMDGTYAPPVSDGSGRDRDTLKRALDRLAAAGYRLDRGALRTKRGAPLAFEILVATKDQERLALAYARMAKRAGVLASVRLVDSVQYERRLQTYDFDMILNTWTPSLSPGNEQAFYFGSKAADVPGTRNYMGARNPAVDAMIEAVLAARDREALVVAARALDRALISGLYIIPLFHLPDIWLARWQTIGRPETVSLYGPLPETWWRVAP; encoded by the coding sequence ATGCTGCGACCGAAACCGCCGCGCCCGAACATGCCTCGCCTGATCGCCTCAGCGCTCGCGCTGATGGCGGCGATCCTCGGCGGCCACCCCGGCCCGGCCGCGGCCGAGCCGGCACCCGCCATCGTCAACCCCGCCATCGCCAACCACGCACTGGCGATGCACGGCGAGCCGGCGCTGCCGGCCGACTTCCAGGCCCTGCCCTATGTGAACCCGGATGCGCCGAAGGGCGGGCGGCTGGTGCAGGGCGTGGTGGGCACGTTCGACAGCCTCAACCCGCTGATCGTCCGCGGCACGCCGGCCGCCGGCATCCGCTCCTACGTGGTCGAAAGCCTGCTCGCCCGCAATCTCGACGAGCCCTTCACCCTTTATGGCCTGCTCGCCCAATCGGTGGAGACCGACGCCGAGCGCACCTTCGTCGCCTTCACGCTCGACCCCCGCGCCCGCTTTTCCGACGGCCGGCCGGTGACGCCCGAGGACGTGGTGTTCTCGCATCGTTTGCTGCGCGACAAGGGCCGGCCCAACCACCGCACCTATTACGCCAAGGTGAAATCGGCCGACATCACCGGCCCGCGCACGGTGCGCTTCGACCTCACCGGCTCGGACGACCGCGAGCTGCCGCTGATCCTCGGCCTTATGCCGGTGCTGCCGCGCCACGCCATCGATCCCGAGACCTTCGACCAGACCGGCCTCGCCCCGCCGCTCGGCAGCGGCCCCTATGTCGTCGCCGACGTGCGCCCGGGCGATTCCCTCACCCTTCGCCGCAACCCCGATTATTGGGGCCGCGACCTGCCGATCAATCGCGGCCTCTACAATTTCGACGAGATCCGCTTCGATTATTACCGCGACGCCAACACCCATTTCGAGGCCTTCAAGCGCGGTCTCTACGACGTGCGCTTCGAGACCGATCCCGGCCGCTGGCAGACCGGCTACGACTTCCCCGCCGCCCGCGACGGGCGGATCGTGCGCGAGGCCGTCTCCGACGGCCTGCCCGAGCCGGTCACCGGCTTCGTGTTCAATCTGCGCCGGCCGTTGTTCGCCGACGTGCGGGTGCGTCAGGCGCTGATCGAGCTGTTCGATTTCGAGTGGCTAAACGCCAGCTACTATTTCGGCGCCTATCGCCGCACCGGCAGCTTCTTCCAGGGCTCGGACCTGTCCGCCCTCGGTCGGCCGGCGAGCGAGGCCGAACGCCGCCTGCTCGCCCCCTTCGCCGATGCCATCCGCCCGGAGGTGATGGACGGCACCTATGCCCCGCCGGTCTCCGACGGCTCGGGGCGCGACCGCGACACCCTGAAGCGCGCCCTCGACCGGCTGGCCGCGGCCGGCTACCGGCTCGACCGGGGCGCGCTCCGCACCAAGCGCGGCGCCCCCCTCGCCTTCGAGATCCTGGTCGCCACCAAGGATCAGGAGCGGCTCGCGCTGGCCTATGCGCGCATGGCGAAGCGGGCCGGCGTCCTGGCATCCGTGCGCCTCGTCGACAGCGTGCAGTACGAGCGCCGCCTGCAGACCTACGATTTCGACATGATCCTCAACACCTGGACGCCGTCGCTGTCGCCGGGCAACGAGCAGGCGTTCTATTTCGGCTCCAAGGCGGCCGACGTACCGGGAACGCGCAACTATATGGGCGCCCGCAACCCGGCGGTCGACGCCATGATCGAGGCGGTGCTGGCGGCGCGCGACCGCGAGGCGCTGGTGGTGGCGGCGCGTGCGCTCGACCGGGCGCTGATCTCCGGCCTCTACATCATCCCGCTGTTCCACCTGCCGGACATCTGGCTCGCCCGCTGGCAGACCATCGGCCGGCCGGAGACGGTCTCGCTCTACGGTCCCCTCCCCGAAACATGGTGGCGTGTGGCACCCTAG
- a CDS encoding invasion associated locus B family protein gives MMFPIRSALQPTARRLALSVATALLAIGFVAEASAQTSPAQPVAPKPVAPKPGAPAAPNPGEQAQAPQLISSPWTKLCSTDPEAKKEICLVTMELRAETGQFLASVLVRETKGEPKKTFAVVTPLTVQLQPGFRVVVEKQQPVNGKYTICFPNGCFGELEIDAEFVKKLKGAQGLAIQVVNQTGRPVSFPISLAGFGKAYDGAPLDPKAVEEQQKKLQDEMQKRAEELRKKLLEQGGGAPSAAAPK, from the coding sequence ATGATGTTCCCGATCCGGTCCGCGTTGCAGCCGACGGCGCGCCGCCTCGCTCTATCGGTTGCCACGGCGCTGCTGGCCATCGGTTTCGTTGCCGAAGCCTCGGCGCAGACCAGCCCGGCGCAGCCCGTGGCACCCAAGCCCGTGGCGCCCAAGCCGGGCGCCCCGGCCGCTCCGAACCCGGGCGAGCAGGCCCAGGCGCCGCAGCTCATCTCCTCGCCGTGGACCAAGCTGTGCAGCACCGATCCCGAGGCCAAGAAGGAAATCTGCCTCGTCACCATGGAGCTGCGGGCCGAGACCGGGCAGTTCCTGGCCTCGGTGCTGGTGCGCGAGACCAAGGGCGAGCCGAAGAAGACCTTCGCCGTGGTGACGCCGCTGACCGTGCAGCTCCAGCCGGGCTTCCGCGTGGTTGTCGAGAAGCAGCAGCCGGTCAATGGCAAGTACACCATCTGCTTCCCGAACGGCTGCTTCGGCGAGTTGGAGATCGACGCCGAGTTCGTGAAGAAGCTGAAGGGGGCGCAGGGCCTGGCGATCCAGGTGGTCAACCAGACCGGCCGGCCGGTGAGCTTCCCGATTTCGCTCGCGGGCTTCGGCAAGGCCTATGACGGCGCGCCGCTCGACCCCAAGGCGGTCGAGGAGCAGCAGAAGAAGCTGCAGGACGAGATGCAGAAGCGCGCCGAGGAACTGCGCAAGAAGCTGCTCGAACAGGGCGGCGGAGCGCCGAGCGCTGCTGCGCCGAAATGA